A genomic region of Dactylococcopsis salina PCC 8305 contains the following coding sequences:
- a CDS encoding Uma2 family endonuclease codes for MVTQLAPKVYTPKEYLALELEAENRHEFINGEIRQMAGGTTKYNELITNLSVLLKPTLRKQGKRFYSENVRLWIPIVNVFTYPDVMILAGEPIYYEESQTTITNPVVIFEVLSNSTRDYDQGQKFRFYRSLETLQEYVLVDQERCSVMVYQRENAKEWNLHILEEFSEVIRLKSVAVEVALPDIYDGVFNQ; via the coding sequence ATGGTTACACAATTAGCACCAAAAGTTTATACACCGAAAGAATATCTAGCGTTGGAATTAGAAGCAGAAAATCGCCATGAGTTTATTAATGGAGAAATTAGACAGATGGCTGGAGGAACAACAAAATATAATGAATTAATAACAAATTTATCTGTTTTACTGAAACCCACTTTACGAAAACAAGGAAAACGATTTTACTCTGAAAACGTGCGGTTATGGATACCCATTGTTAATGTGTTTACCTATCCCGATGTAATGATTTTAGCAGGTGAACCCATTTATTATGAAGAGAGTCAGACTACAATTACGAATCCCGTTGTGATTTTTGAAGTTTTATCTAACTCAACCAGAGATTATGATCAAGGACAAAAATTCCGTTTTTATCGCAGTTTAGAAACGCTACAAGAATATGTTTTAGTAGATCAAGAAAGATGTTCGGTAATGGTTTATCAGCGAGAAAATGCGAAGGAATGGAATTTGCATATTTTAGAAGAGTTTAGCGAAGTTATACGATTAAAATCAGTAGCTGTAGAAGTTGCTTTACCAGACATTTATGATGGTGTTTTTAACCAATAA
- a CDS encoding B12-binding domain-containing radical SAM protein yields MSVFSQERLLFTPASPENNALPVIFAFPNTYNIGITSLGYQVIWATLATREDVAVSRVFTDIQESLPRHPELFGFSVSWELDYINILNLLESFAIPLHSEERGEEHPLIFGGGPVLTANPEPFATFFDLILLGDGEELLPNLIETCKQVRGDDRKTKLKKLAQIPGIYVPSFYEITYDSPEGMITNITSIDADIPSEVQKQTYRGNTLSASTVVTENAAWENIYMVEVVRSCPEMCRFCLASYLTLPFRKASLEGSLIPSIEAGLKVTNRLGLLGASVTQHPEFNDLLDYLSRPDYDDIRLSVSSVRTNTVTEKLARILASRDARSITIAVESGSENVRNIINKKLTNEEIIQAAINAEAGGLKALKLYGMVGIPGEKEADIDATIEMMANLRKAAPSLKLTLGCSTFVPKSHTPFQWFGVNKDSKKRLNYLQKKLRSRGIDFRPESYNWSVIQTLISRGDRRLTPLLELTRHYGDSVGSYKRAFKELKGQLPPLEYYVHQNWETTQILPWSHLKGPLPQTTLEKHLAEAMTNS; encoded by the coding sequence GTGAGTGTCTTTTCTCAAGAACGTCTTTTATTTACCCCAGCTTCACCAGAAAACAACGCACTTCCTGTTATTTTTGCCTTTCCCAATACTTACAATATTGGCATTACCAGTTTAGGTTATCAAGTAATTTGGGCGACCTTAGCCACTCGTGAAGATGTTGCGGTGAGTCGGGTTTTTACTGATATCCAAGAATCTTTACCCCGTCATCCTGAATTATTTGGGTTTTCTGTTTCTTGGGAGTTAGATTATATTAATATCTTAAATTTATTAGAATCATTTGCGATTCCCCTTCATAGTGAGGAAAGAGGAGAAGAACATCCTTTAATTTTTGGTGGCGGACCAGTTTTAACAGCAAATCCTGAACCATTTGCCACTTTTTTTGATTTAATTTTATTGGGAGATGGAGAAGAGTTACTTCCCAATTTAATTGAAACTTGTAAACAGGTGCGAGGCGACGATCGCAAAACGAAACTAAAAAAATTAGCTCAAATTCCTGGCATTTATGTTCCGAGTTTCTATGAGATCACTTATGATTCGCCAGAGGGAATGATTACAAATATTACTTCCATTGATGCTGATATTCCCTCAGAAGTGCAAAAACAAACCTATCGCGGCAATACACTTTCTGCTTCTACTGTTGTCACGGAAAATGCAGCTTGGGAAAATATTTATATGGTGGAAGTGGTGCGAAGTTGTCCAGAAATGTGTCGCTTTTGTTTGGCAAGTTATCTCACTTTACCCTTCCGAAAAGCAAGTTTAGAAGGGTCATTAATTCCCTCGATCGAAGCGGGATTAAAAGTAACTAATCGTCTCGGTTTATTGGGTGCGTCAGTAACCCAACATCCTGAATTTAATGACTTATTAGACTATTTATCCCGTCCCGATTATGACGATATTCGGTTGAGTGTTTCTTCCGTGCGAACCAATACCGTTACCGAAAAATTGGCGAGAATTTTAGCATCGAGAGACGCTCGATCGATTACCATTGCTGTAGAAAGTGGTTCAGAAAACGTCCGTAATATCATCAACAAAAAACTCACCAACGAGGAAATTATCCAAGCGGCAATTAACGCAGAAGCAGGGGGATTAAAAGCGCTAAAATTATATGGAATGGTGGGGATTCCTGGGGAAAAAGAAGCCGATATCGACGCAACGATCGAAATGATGGCAAACCTTAGAAAAGCCGCACCCAGCTTAAAATTAACCCTCGGTTGTTCCACATTTGTTCCGAAATCCCATACACCGTTTCAATGGTTTGGCGTGAATAAAGACAGTAAAAAACGCTTGAATTATTTACAAAAAAAACTTCGATCGCGCGGCATCGATTTTCGGCCCGAAAGCTATAATTGGTCAGTGATCCAAACCCTCATTTCAAGGGGCGATCGACGCTTAACCCCCTTATTAGAATTAACCCGTCATTATGGGGATTCTGTAGGAAGTTATAAACGAGCATTCAAAGAATTAAAAGGACAACTTCCCCCCCTAGAATACTATGTTCATCAAAACTGGGAAACCACACAAATTTTGCCTTGGTCACACTTAAAAGGACCCCTTCCCCAAACGACATTAGAAAAACATTTAGCTGAAGCAATGACGAATAGCTAA
- a CDS encoding alpha/beta hydrolase: protein MKSNRERGRFLKHIISSAIGVFSVLIMENAIAAERINIRIGPLERQILVRDLETYGRTGNVPPSLRLLKPLLNSDVQKLLTRKLEFDQEVVDRFVFGTLRSQQIEPLMEQLQTAFPEADLEELMVGLYLAFQRGNGLSLLDFIVAYPEETLTIDGTAVIALGVQLNLSYLQSQLLAPILAQELKVEYNTGFSPTFDPTASGNVAFNERTFIFRDRQRDRKILADFYLPEGQNGSLVVLSHGYAANRRFLIYLARHLASYGFTVVSLEHPGSNIDLLTDQEFTIDPGELLSPQELIDRPQDISFLLDQLDRFNRYYGSLRNQFNTENVTVIGHSLGGYTALALAGGELDLKAVRRFCRDVTPLGRSPADWLQCAGARLPDSTLNLRDRRVKSAIALNPMISHLFGEKGLKKVTIPTMILSSSEDAITPTLTNQLKPFTQLSGDKYLLTALGATHMSVTDRSNLNSVMGKNTLVPELMGKSAEPLRSWIRGVSLAFLKQDSTEAKQYQPFLTPEYAQFISTPELSFRFTREVPARLTPWLQGIDWTRQRLLVRQSAPDRAPKSQFNLNFSRKREIDQYCRGELEEILTINVDRMFPS, encoded by the coding sequence GTGAAAAGCAATCGAGAGAGAGGACGGTTTTTAAAGCATATCATCTCATCCGCGATCGGTGTTTTTTCGGTGTTGATTATGGAAAATGCGATCGCAGCGGAACGGATTAATATTCGCATTGGACCTCTAGAACGTCAAATTTTAGTCAGAGATTTAGAAACCTATGGGAGAACTGGAAATGTTCCCCCTTCGCTACGTTTATTAAAACCATTACTAAACTCAGATGTGCAAAAGTTATTAACTCGGAAATTAGAATTTGATCAAGAAGTGGTCGATCGATTTGTTTTTGGGACGCTGAGATCACAACAAATTGAACCCCTTATGGAACAATTACAAACTGCTTTTCCCGAAGCTGATCTCGAAGAACTCATGGTGGGATTATATCTCGCGTTTCAACGGGGAAATGGTTTAAGTCTCCTTGATTTTATTGTGGCGTATCCCGAAGAAACGTTAACCATTGATGGGACAGCTGTGATCGCTTTGGGGGTACAATTAAATTTATCTTATCTGCAAAGTCAACTCTTAGCCCCGATTTTAGCCCAAGAATTAAAAGTAGAATATAACACTGGCTTCTCTCCTACTTTTGACCCCACTGCGTCGGGAAATGTTGCTTTCAATGAACGAACTTTTATCTTTCGAGATCGTCAGCGCGATCGAAAAATTTTGGCGGATTTCTACCTACCAGAAGGTCAAAATGGGTCTTTAGTGGTGTTATCCCATGGTTATGCTGCTAACCGCCGTTTTTTAATCTATTTAGCGCGACATTTAGCCTCCTATGGCTTTACTGTCGTTTCCTTAGAACATCCTGGGAGTAATATCGATCTTCTCACAGACCAAGAATTTACCATTGATCCAGGAGAGTTATTGTCACCGCAAGAATTAATCGATCGTCCTCAAGATATCAGTTTCTTACTGGATCAACTGGATCGATTCAATCGTTATTATGGTAGCCTACGCAATCAATTTAACACCGAAAATGTTACTGTGATCGGTCATTCGTTGGGAGGTTATACGGCTTTAGCCTTAGCGGGAGGAGAGTTAGACTTAAAGGCGGTGCGTCGTTTTTGTCGGGATGTTACTCCCCTTGGACGATCTCCTGCAGACTGGTTACAATGTGCTGGGGCGAGATTACCTGATAGTACCCTAAATTTGCGCGATCGGCGCGTTAAAAGTGCGATCGCCCTTAATCCCATGATTAGCCATCTTTTCGGCGAGAAAGGACTAAAAAAGGTGACAATTCCCACAATGATTCTCAGTAGCAGTGAAGACGCGATTACGCCCACTCTCACTAATCAGTTAAAACCCTTTACTCAACTTTCTGGTGATAAGTATTTGCTAACCGCCCTCGGTGCAACTCACATGAGTGTTACGGATCGCAGTAACTTAAACAGTGTGATGGGGAAAAATACCTTAGTGCCAGAATTAATGGGAAAAAGCGCTGAACCTCTCCGCAGTTGGATTCGTGGGGTTAGTCTGGCTTTCCTCAAACAGGATAGTACAGAAGCGAAGCAATATCAACCCTTTTTAACCCCAGAATACGCACAGTTTATTTCCACTCCCGAGTTGTCGTTTCGTTTCACCAGAGAAGTTCCGGCGCGATTAACGCCTTGGTTACAAGGAATTGACTGGACTCGTCAACGATTGCTAGTTAGACAGTCTGCGCCCGATCGCGCCCCGAAATCACAGTTTAATCTCAACTTTTCACGGAAAAGAGAAATTGATCAATACTGTCGAGGAGAGTTAGAGGAAATTTTGACCATCAATGTCGATCGAATGTTTCCCTCTTAA
- a CDS encoding PHP domain-containing protein: MPTTYFFPQTTSNLPTQNVETLKAIWRTIDADSCPHIYNFHLHTVHSDGQLQPESVIDQALALKLRGLAITDHHTVKGYEIAHNYLQSHQTSGQSLPQLWTGVEITSLLLNTEVHILGYGFNPHHGAIVPYLQGDAPVKLNAGADRVIAAIHQAGGLVVLAHPERYQKPATELIPEAVALGIDGVETYYAYKNVSPWTPTPHKTATVKALSEQYNLFNTCGTDTHGLNLLKRV, from the coding sequence ATGCCGACAACTTACTTTTTCCCCCAAACCACTTCCAATTTACCGACACAGAATGTAGAAACCCTGAAAGCAATTTGGCGCACGATCGATGCTGATAGTTGTCCTCATATTTACAATTTCCATTTACACACGGTTCATTCTGATGGACAATTGCAACCCGAATCCGTGATTGATCAGGCTTTAGCATTAAAATTAAGAGGACTGGCGATTACTGACCACCATACCGTAAAAGGCTATGAAATCGCCCACAATTATTTACAAAGTCATCAAACCAGTGGTCAATCTCTCCCCCAACTGTGGACAGGGGTGGAAATCACCTCACTTTTGTTAAACACAGAGGTTCACATTTTGGGCTATGGGTTTAATCCTCATCATGGCGCGATCGTTCCCTACTTACAAGGAGATGCCCCTGTTAAACTGAATGCAGGCGCCGATCGCGTGATTGCTGCGATTCATCAAGCGGGTGGTTTAGTGGTATTAGCCCATCCCGAAAGATATCAAAAACCCGCAACAGAGTTAATTCCAGAAGCAGTGGCGCTGGGAATTGATGGAGTAGAAACCTACTATGCTTATAAAAATGTTTCCCCTTGGACACCGACTCCCCACAAAACCGCAACGGTGAAAGCACTTAGCGAACAGTATAATTTGTTTAACACTTGTGGAACGGATACACACGGATTAAACCTATTAAAACGAGTTTAA